A genome region from Streptomyces sp. S4.7 includes the following:
- the rpmH gene encoding 50S ribosomal protein L34, with protein MSKRTFQPNNRRRAKTHGFRLRMRTRAGRAILANRRGKGRANLSA; from the coding sequence GTGAGCAAGCGCACCTTCCAGCCGAACAACCGTCGTCGTGCCAAGACCCACGGCTTCCGGCTCCGCATGCGCACCCGTGCCGGCCGCGCGATTCTCGCGAACCGCCGTGGCAAGGGTCGCGCCAACCTGTCCGCCTGA
- the dnaA gene encoding chromosomal replication initiator protein DnaA, which translates to MADVPADLAAVWPRVLEQLLREGQQGVEPKDKQWVERCQPLALVADTALLAVPNEWGKRVLEGRLAPLISETLSRECGRPIRIAITVDDSAGEPAPLPQQSRYQSSQHDDGRDPRDSRHDDPRHDAPRPEDSRHDDMRPDGGYHPYGRRSDDDGMPTARPAYPDYQQQRPDPGAWPRTQEDLSWQQQRLGGFHDRDPYATARPQQPQHDYRPPQSPESRPYEQQRPERHDLDPQQSRHAGRGGATGPLGAQASPPPGPGEHHARLNPKYLFDTFVIGASNRFAHAAAVAVAEAPAKAYNPLFIYGESGLGKTHLLHAIGHYARSLYPGTRVRYVSSEEFTNEFINSIRDGKGDTFRKRYRDVDILLVDDIQFLASKESTQEEFFHTFNTLHNANKQIVLSSDRPPKQLITLEDRLRNRFEWGLTTDVQPPELETRIAILRKKAVQEQLNAPPEVLEFIASRISRNIRELEGALIRVTAFASLNRQPVDLGLTEIVLKDLIPGGEDSAPEITAGAIMAATADYFGLTVEDLCGSSRSRVLVTARQIAMYLCRELTDLSLPKIGAQFGNRDHTTVMHADRKIRALMAERRSIYNQVTELTNRIKNG; encoded by the coding sequence GTGGCTGACGTACCTGCCGATCTTGCCGCAGTGTGGCCACGAGTGCTGGAGCAGCTCCTCAGGGAGGGCCAGCAGGGAGTCGAGCCCAAGGACAAACAGTGGGTGGAGCGCTGCCAGCCGCTCGCCCTGGTCGCCGACACCGCACTGCTGGCCGTGCCCAACGAGTGGGGCAAGCGGGTTCTCGAAGGCCGCCTCGCCCCGCTCATCAGCGAGACCCTGAGCCGCGAGTGCGGCCGGCCGATCCGTATCGCCATCACGGTCGACGACTCGGCGGGCGAGCCCGCCCCGCTGCCGCAGCAGAGCCGCTACCAGAGCTCGCAGCACGACGACGGGCGCGACCCCCGTGACTCCCGGCACGACGACCCGAGGCACGACGCCCCGCGTCCGGAGGACTCCCGGCACGACGACATGCGCCCGGACGGCGGCTACCACCCCTACGGCCGCCGGTCCGACGACGACGGCATGCCGACGGCCAGGCCCGCGTACCCCGACTACCAGCAGCAGCGCCCCGACCCCGGGGCCTGGCCGCGGACGCAGGAGGACCTGTCCTGGCAGCAGCAGCGGCTCGGCGGCTTCCACGACCGTGACCCGTACGCGACCGCGCGACCGCAGCAGCCCCAGCACGACTACCGGCCGCCGCAGTCACCGGAGAGCCGGCCGTACGAGCAGCAGCGCCCCGAGCGGCACGACCTGGACCCGCAGCAGTCCCGGCACGCCGGCCGGGGCGGGGCGACCGGACCGCTCGGCGCACAGGCGTCTCCGCCGCCGGGGCCGGGTGAGCATCACGCGCGCCTCAACCCCAAGTACCTCTTCGACACCTTCGTCATCGGGGCGTCCAACCGGTTCGCGCACGCGGCGGCCGTCGCGGTCGCGGAGGCGCCGGCCAAGGCGTACAACCCGCTGTTCATCTACGGCGAGTCCGGACTCGGCAAGACGCACCTGCTGCACGCCATCGGCCACTACGCGCGCAGCCTCTATCCCGGCACGCGGGTGCGGTACGTGAGTTCGGAGGAGTTCACCAACGAGTTCATCAACTCCATCCGCGACGGCAAGGGCGACACCTTCCGCAAGCGCTACCGGGACGTCGACATCCTGCTCGTCGACGACATCCAGTTCCTGGCGAGCAAGGAGTCGACGCAGGAGGAGTTCTTCCACACCTTCAACACGCTCCACAACGCCAACAAGCAGATCGTGCTGTCCTCGGACCGGCCGCCCAAGCAGCTGATCACCCTGGAGGACCGGCTGCGCAACCGCTTCGAGTGGGGCCTGACCACCGACGTGCAGCCGCCGGAGCTGGAGACACGTATCGCGATCCTCCGTAAGAAGGCCGTGCAGGAGCAGCTGAACGCGCCGCCGGAGGTACTGGAGTTCATCGCCTCGCGGATCTCACGCAACATCCGCGAGCTGGAGGGCGCGCTGATCCGGGTGACGGCGTTCGCCTCGCTCAACCGGCAGCCGGTGGACCTCGGGCTGACCGAGATCGTGCTCAAGGACCTCATCCCGGGCGGTGAGGACTCGGCCCCCGAGATCACCGCGGGCGCCATCATGGCGGCGACGGCCGACTACTTCGGGCTGACCGTGGAGGACCTCTGCGGGTCGTCGCGCAGCCGGGTGCTGGTGACGGCCCGCCAGATCGCGATGTACCTCTGCCGGGAGCTGACCGACCTGTCGCTGCCCAAGATCGGCGCGCAGTTCGGCAACCGCGACCACACCACCGTGATGCACGCGGACCGCAAGATCCGCGCGCTGATGGCCGAGCGGCGCTCCATCTACAACCAGGTCACCGAACTCACCAACCGCATCAAGAACGGCTGA
- the dnaN gene encoding DNA polymerase III subunit beta encodes MKIRVERDVLAEAVAWVARSLPARPPAPVLAGLLLKAEEGALSFSSFDYEVSARVSVDAEVEEDGTVLVSGRLLADICRALPNRPVEISTDGVRATVVCGSSRFTLHTLPVDEYPALPQMPTATGTVPGEVFASAAAQVAIAAGRDDTLPVLTGVRIEIEGDTVTLASTDRYRFAVRDFLWKPEVSDISAVALVPAKTLLDTAKALTSGDTVTLALSGSGAGEGLIGFEGAGRRTTTRLLEGDLPKYRTLFPTEFNSVAVIETAPFVEAVKRVALVAERNTPVRLSFEQGVLILEAGSSDDAQAVERVDANLDGDDISIAFNPTFLLDGLSAIDSPVAQLSFTTSTKPALLSGKPALDAEADDAYKYLIMPVRLSG; translated from the coding sequence GTGAAGATCCGGGTGGAGCGCGATGTACTGGCGGAGGCGGTGGCCTGGGTGGCCCGCAGCCTCCCGGCCCGTCCGCCGGCCCCCGTTCTTGCGGGCCTTCTGCTGAAGGCCGAGGAGGGCGCGCTCAGCTTCTCCAGCTTCGACTACGAGGTCTCGGCCCGGGTCTCGGTGGACGCCGAGGTGGAGGAGGACGGCACCGTCCTCGTCTCCGGCCGGCTCCTCGCCGACATCTGCCGTGCCCTGCCCAACCGGCCGGTGGAGATTTCCACAGACGGTGTACGGGCGACGGTGGTCTGCGGCTCCTCCCGGTTCACCCTGCACACACTGCCTGTGGACGAGTACCCGGCACTGCCGCAGATGCCGACCGCCACCGGCACCGTGCCCGGTGAGGTCTTCGCCTCCGCCGCCGCCCAGGTGGCCATCGCCGCGGGCCGTGACGACACGCTCCCGGTGCTCACCGGCGTACGGATCGAGATCGAGGGCGACACGGTCACCCTCGCCTCGACCGACCGCTACCGCTTCGCGGTCCGCGACTTCCTGTGGAAGCCGGAGGTCTCCGACATCTCCGCGGTCGCCCTGGTGCCCGCCAAGACGCTCCTGGACACCGCCAAGGCGCTCACCAGCGGCGACACGGTCACACTCGCCCTCTCGGGCTCCGGTGCGGGCGAAGGGCTGATCGGTTTCGAGGGCGCGGGCCGGCGGACGACCACGCGGCTGCTCGAAGGCGACCTCCCGAAGTACCGGACGCTGTTCCCGACGGAGTTCAACTCGGTCGCGGTGATCGAGACGGCGCCGTTCGTCGAGGCCGTCAAGCGTGTGGCGCTGGTCGCCGAGCGCAACACCCCCGTGCGGCTCAGCTTCGAGCAGGGCGTGCTCATCCTCGAAGCCGGTTCCAGTGACGACGCACAGGCTGTGGAGAGGGTCGACGCGAATCTCGACGGCGACGACATCTCGATCGCCTTCAACCCGACGTTCCTGCTCGACGGCCTCAGCGCCATCGACTCGCCGGTCGCGCAGCTCTCCTTCACGACCTCCACCAAGCCGGCGCTCCTCAGCGGAAAGCCGGCGCTCGACGCCGAGGCCGACGACGCGTACAAGTACCTGATCATGCCGGTGCGGCTGTCGGGCTGA
- the gnd gene encoding phosphogluconate dehydrogenase (NAD(+)-dependent, decarboxylating), translated as MELGLVGLGKMGGNMRERIRRAGHTVIGYDRNADVADVHSLEELVSKLKGPRVVWVMVPSGAATQSTIDELAGLLSPGDVVVDGGNSRWTDDEKHGVELGIKGIGFVDCGVSGGVWGLQNGYALMYGGDADHVAKVQPIFDALKPEGDRGSVHAGKVGAGHFAKMVHNGIEYAMMQAYAEGWELLEKVDSVTDVREVFRSWQDGTVIRSWLLDLAVNALDGDEHLDALRGYAADSGEGRWTVEAAIDHAVPLPAITASLFARFASRQDDSPQMKMVAALRNQFGGHAVEQADESTPGKPGKPVKPAGPKNK; from the coding sequence ATGGAGCTCGGTCTCGTCGGCCTCGGCAAGATGGGCGGCAACATGCGCGAGCGCATCCGCCGCGCAGGCCACACCGTCATCGGATACGACCGGAACGCGGACGTCGCGGATGTCCACAGCCTCGAAGAGCTGGTGAGCAAGCTCAAGGGCCCCCGTGTCGTCTGGGTGATGGTCCCCTCCGGTGCGGCGACGCAGTCCACGATCGACGAGCTGGCGGGGCTGCTGTCCCCGGGCGACGTGGTCGTGGACGGCGGCAACTCGCGCTGGACGGACGACGAGAAGCACGGGGTGGAGCTGGGCATCAAGGGCATCGGCTTCGTCGACTGCGGTGTCTCTGGCGGTGTCTGGGGCCTTCAGAACGGCTACGCGCTGATGTACGGCGGCGACGCCGATCACGTGGCGAAGGTCCAGCCGATCTTCGACGCCCTGAAGCCGGAGGGCGACCGCGGCTCGGTCCACGCGGGCAAGGTCGGCGCCGGTCACTTCGCCAAGATGGTCCACAACGGCATCGAGTACGCCATGATGCAGGCCTACGCCGAGGGCTGGGAGCTGCTGGAGAAGGTCGACTCGGTCACCGACGTCCGCGAGGTCTTCCGCTCCTGGCAGGACGGCACGGTCATCCGTTCCTGGCTGCTGGACCTGGCGGTCAACGCGCTGGACGGCGACGAGCACCTGGACGCCCTCCGGGGCTACGCCGCCGACTCCGGCGAGGGCCGGTGGACGGTCGAGGCGGCCATCGACCACGCGGTGCCGCTGCCCGCGATCACGGCGTCGCTGTTCGCCCGGTTCGCGTCCCGGCAGGACGACTCGCCGCAGATGAAGATGGTCGCCGCGCTCCGCAACCAGTTCGGTGGCCACGCGGTCGAGCAGGCGGACGAGAGCACGCCGGGCAAGCCCGGTAAGCCCGTCAAGCCGGCCGGTCCCAAGAACAAGTAG
- the recF gene encoding DNA replication/repair protein RecF, with protein sequence MHVTHLSLADFRSYARIEVPLDPGVTAFVGANGQGKTNLVEAVGYLASLGSHRVSSDTPLVRMGAERAVIRAAVTQGERSQLIELELNPGRANRARINRSSQVRPRDVLGIVRTVLFAPEDLALVKGDPGERRRFLDELITARSPRMAGVRSDYDRVLKQRNTLLKSAAMARRHGGRGMDLSTLDVWDQHLAQVGAELLAQRLDLIETLQPLTDKAYEQLAPGGGPVALEYRFSSAGSEGGEVPRSREELYARLMEALAGTRKQEIERGVTLVGPHRDELLLKLGQLPAKGYASHGESWSYALALRLASYDLLRGEGNEPVLVLDDVFAELDARRRERLAELVAPGEQVLVTAAVNDDVPGVLAGVRYTVADGTVERT encoded by the coding sequence ATGCACGTCACGCATCTGTCGCTGGCCGACTTCCGCTCGTACGCCCGGATCGAGGTGCCGCTCGATCCGGGCGTCACCGCGTTCGTGGGGGCGAACGGGCAGGGGAAGACCAATCTGGTCGAGGCCGTCGGCTATCTCGCCTCGCTCGGCAGCCACCGGGTCTCCTCGGACACCCCGCTGGTGCGGATGGGCGCCGAGCGCGCCGTGATCCGGGCCGCCGTCACCCAGGGCGAGCGCTCGCAGCTGATCGAGCTCGAACTCAATCCGGGCCGCGCGAACAGGGCCAGGATCAACAGGTCGTCGCAGGTCAGACCACGTGACGTGCTGGGAATAGTGCGGACGGTGCTGTTCGCGCCCGAGGACCTGGCGCTGGTGAAGGGCGATCCCGGTGAGCGCCGGCGCTTCCTCGACGAGCTGATCACGGCGCGCTCGCCGCGCATGGCGGGCGTGCGCTCGGACTACGACCGGGTGCTCAAGCAGCGCAACACCCTGCTGAAGTCGGCGGCGATGGCCCGGCGGCACGGCGGGCGCGGGATGGATCTGTCCACGCTCGACGTATGGGACCAGCATCTGGCCCAGGTCGGCGCGGAGTTGCTGGCCCAGCGGCTGGATCTGATCGAGACGCTTCAGCCGCTGACGGACAAGGCGTACGAGCAACTGGCGCCCGGAGGCGGACCGGTGGCGCTGGAGTACCGTTTCTCCTCCGCCGGTTCCGAGGGCGGCGAGGTGCCGCGTTCCCGCGAGGAGCTGTACGCGCGGCTGATGGAGGCGCTGGCGGGGACCCGCAAGCAGGAGATCGAGCGGGGGGTCACGCTGGTGGGTCCGCACCGGGACGAACTGCTGCTGAAGCTCGGCCAGTTGCCGGCCAAGGGGTACGCCAGCCACGGCGAGTCCTGGTCGTACGCGCTGGCCCTGCGGCTGGCCTCGTACGACCTGCTGCGCGGTGAGGGCAACGAGCCGGTGCTCGTCCTCGACGACGTCTTCGCGGAACTGGACGCGCGGCGCCGGGAGCGGCTGGCGGAGCTGGTCGCGCCGGGCGAGCAGGTGTTGGTCACGGCCGCGGTGAACGATGACGTGCCGGGCGTTCTGGCCGGGGTGCGGTACACGGTGGCCGACGGCACGGTGGAGCGGACATGA
- a CDS encoding DciA family protein: MRGPERPERSARTGGASAAPPDPAAGSAGLSAVPDPAAPAPAESSGVDLARVALRAAKEQARARGAAAQQKKQARRGGGLRSGSGADGRDPLSLGAAINRLITERGWETPAAVGGVMGRWPQIVGDDLAKHCVPERYEENERILTVICDSTAWATQLRLLAPRLVARLNEDLGHGTVKVIKVRGPAGPPRRFGALRAPGSKGPGDTYG; this comes from the coding sequence ATGAGGGGCCCCGAACGGCCGGAGCGGTCCGCGAGGACCGGCGGCGCGTCCGCCGCGCCGCCCGATCCGGCCGCCGGGAGCGCGGGGCTGTCGGCGGTGCCCGATCCGGCAGCGCCGGCCCCCGCCGAGTCGTCGGGGGTCGATCTGGCCCGGGTGGCTCTGCGGGCGGCGAAGGAACAGGCGCGGGCCCGTGGCGCGGCGGCCCAGCAGAAGAAGCAGGCCCGCCGGGGGGGCGGTCTGCGCTCGGGTTCGGGCGCCGACGGCCGCGATCCGCTGTCGCTGGGCGCCGCGATCAACCGGCTGATCACCGAGCGCGGCTGGGAGACGCCCGCCGCCGTGGGCGGTGTGATGGGCCGCTGGCCGCAGATCGTGGGCGACGACCTGGCCAAGCACTGTGTGCCCGAGCGGTACGAGGAGAACGAGCGGATCCTGACGGTGATCTGCGACTCGACGGCCTGGGCGACGCAGCTGCGGCTGCTGGCCCCCCGCCTGGTGGCACGGCTGAACGAGGACCTGGGGCACGGCACGGTGAAGGTGATCAAGGTGCGTGGCCCGGCCGGTCCCCCACGGCGCTTCGGCGCGCTGCGGGCCCCGGGCAGCAAGGGCCCGGGGGACACGTACGGCTGA